CATATGGAACAAATCTACGCATCCAGGCCGAGCCATGTGCGCTGGGTGGTGCTACGATGATATGACCCTTAGTTTCTTCTTTAGGTGTTTCTCGAGTCACTAACGTTGTTTCTGGGAAATCGATAAGCTCTCTCAAGACTTCTGTCATTTTGAAGACCGCACCGTGACAGAAAATCTTCATTTGTGAAGTGTCTAGATGTTTGATCAATCGCTGGGCTTTCCCTAATGAATAGGCAAACAGTACAGATGTTTTTCCTTCTGCATGATTCTGCGCGCACCATTCATTCATATCCTTCATCACGTCTTCTTGGGGTCGCCACTTAAAGGCGGGTAGTCCAAAGGTGCATTCTGTAATAAAAGTATCACATTCCACGGGCTCGTAAGGTGTGGATATACCATCGTCTTCCGTTTTGTAATCACCGGTAAATACCCAAACTTCTCCCTTATGTTCAACCCTTATCTGGGAGGAGCCTGGTATATGTCCCGCTGGATGAAAGCTGAAGTTAACATTGTTGATATTTAAGCTTTCGCCATGAGCGACACCTTGAACATTGATATCTCCCAGTCTATGGGAAATAATAGGTACATTATCAAAGTGGGTAATGTATTTTTTATGTCCCCAGTAGCTATGATCTGCATGACCGTGGGTAACAAGGGCTTTATCCACAGGTTTCCACGGGTCTAGATAAACCTTTGCGGGTGGACAGTAGATTCCTTTTTTAGTGAACTTGAGTAAGGGCGTTTTTGCCATGGTTTTAAAATTATGGCAACACGCACGGGTAGTGAAGGAATTAAGAGAAGTTTAAATGCTGTCTTGTGCTATGGAATCACGTCGCTCGCGTTCTGCATCGAGTCGGCGCTCGCCTTTGAGCATTTCTATAAGCTCCTGACGACTAGGGTCGGTGGCGTTGAGTTTTATGTTGAGCTGGTTCTTGACTTCATCCCAAGCTGTGATCATTTCGTTGTATTTTTTCTCGTGATCAGCTGCCGTTTTTACCGTATAATTTAAAAATGAATTCAGCATGCCTACTCTTGTTCTGAGGATGAGTGTTCTAGACCTTATGGGAAGGTCGATCACGCTGCTATCTGCCGTTATCAGCATATCTGCGGTAGATTCTAGTAGTTGTTTGGTGCTGTTAGGACTATGATCGTAGTTTTCAAGTTGTGTTTTGAAATTTTGAAATCCGTTCCATTCCAGCGATTTTTTGAGTGCTTGGCCTTCAAGGTTTATTTGGCTCTGTTTTAATTTGAGATCTGAAACAGTATAGGTTTCTTGAGGCAGTTGAACTGAATTTTGCTCATCACCACATGAGACAAATAATATAAGGACTATCAGTAGGTATTTCATTTGAAGATTGAATGCAACAAAGATGCCTCATTTACAAACAAAAAAAAAGCACCGATTGTAACGGTGCTTCGAAGTGATTTATAAATTTAGTCATTCATTTCTTCATTGTATTCTTCCATGGCATCACGGTAGCGTTCTGACTGGGTCTTGTTAGACTTGTCTTTTATTTCTTCCATAAACTCTTCCATAGCATCTTTGCGGTTGTCTTCAAACTTTTTACGCGCTTTGATGATTTCTTTTTCCAGATTGTCAAATGCTTCCTGAATTTCTTTCACGTTTTGATCGTGTTCTGCGGGTGATGGGTTTTCTTTTGCTTTGTTCTCCTCGTAGTCCGTCAGCTCTTTTTCAACATCCTTGATTGCCTCGTTAACATCATCTCGCCTTAAATAATAAGGTATGGTGTTCTTAAATACATCAAAGCTTTCCCTTAAGGTAAATTCAGACTGTACCTCAGTTTCTGGAGTTGAATTTGCAAAAATGTCCAAATAATTACGCATATCAGAGTAATCGCTGTACCCGCGAATCTCTGAAATGGAACCGTCCGCTATGCGCACGTTGTATGTGATATCATCTGCCATGCGGTTTGCTTCGTCCTGTGAATAGTTTCTAGAAGATTTCCAGTCTTGTATATTGTTGTCGTATTCAGGTAAAACTCTCACCGAGTCAGTTTCCTTATCATCTCCTAAATCTGATTTCTCAGCAACCTCACTGCTGATGACAGATGTGGAATTTTCAGAATTGTTTTTACTGCTGTCCTTGCAGCTCATTAAAACGATTGTGGATAGGATTAAGGTAAAAAGCGTTTTTCTCATTTTGTCAATTCAAGTTTGAAATTTCAAAATAAGCTATGAAGATTGTATTAACACGTTTAATAAATGATAAAATATTAAATGATTTGATATGTAGATAGCGATATTTTAACGTTATGCACGTAAAAGTAGTTTTATATCTTAAAGTGTGGCTTAAGGTTAGGTAAGGACAGACCGTCTTGATCCTCAATTTTCTTGATATTCCGCTTTCGCGAAAGCGAAAACCATTTCAATCCTTTCCTCTATGAGGATATGCAGTCCATTATATTTGTAATTAAATACAGATTAATGACTATACTGGTAATAGGTGCCTGTGGGCAAATAGGTACAGAGCTCACCATGAAACTGAGAGAGATTCATGGAAATGATAGAATCATCGCTGCAGACATACGTGAAGGTAGTGAAGAGCTTATGGCTAGCGGGCCTTTTGAGATTCTTGATGCCATGAACAGTAGCCAGGTAGAAGATGTGTGTTTGCACTACGAGGTAGAGGAAGTTTATCTTATGGCGGCTATGCTCAGCGCCACAGGTGAGAAATTCCCAGAGAAGGCTTGGGATCTGAATATGGGCTCACTATTCATTATTCTGAATTTAGCAAAGGAAAAAAAGATCAATAAGATTTTCTGGCCATCGAGTATTGCGGTTTTTGGGCCTACAACTCCGCAAGTTGATACCCCACAGCATACAATCATGGAGCCTTCCACAGTTTATGGCATAAGTAAACAAACAGGTGAACGATGGTGCGAGTATTACTTTAATAAGTATGGAGTTGATGTGAGGTCTATAAGGTATCCAGGGTTGATATCTTGGAAAACGCAGCCTGGAGGAGGTACTACTGATTATGCCATCGACATTTTTCACAAGGCGCTCAATGAGAAGGAGTACGAGTGTTTTCTCGAAGCTGATACCGCATTGCCTATGATGTATATGGAAGACGCGATTAGAGCCACACTTGAAATTATGATGGCGCCAAAAGAACACATTAAGATCAGGTCTTCTTACAATTTGAGCGGAATGAGCTTTACACCTAGTCAGATAGCAGCAGATATCACCCGTCATATCCCTGAATTCAAAATAGATTATCGTCCAGACTTTAGGCAAGAAATTGCAGACAGCTGGCCAGGTTCTATTAATGACGATCGCGCACGTAAAGATTGGGGCTGGAAACATGTCTATGATCTAGAGACTACGGTCGAGACCATGCTTGAAAATTTAAGATCCACCACAGGTTCTTCTATTGATAAGCCGACCAAGTTCTGATCCCATTTTCTTGCTTATGAATTTTTTAAGTGAAGCGGTTACTGTGACTTCTTCAATAGAATTATATTTGTGGCCATAAACAACCCGAAATGTCCTATTCTAAATTATTTGAGTCTGGTGCAAGTACCAGAAACAAAAGCCACTTTGCTACACTTGTAAGCCTCGCTCAATCCAGTGGTGAGATCCACCCTGATCAAGAGAAGGCACTTATACGCTTTAAGTCGATTTTAGACATTTCAGATTCTAGTTATGAGGCCATCTTAAAAGATCCTTCTTTGTATCCCGTTACGCCGCCTAATGATAGCGAGGAGCGTATAGCATGGTTGCACGATCTTTTCAAGATAGTTTTTGCAGACCTTCACCTTCATGAGGAAGAGCAAAAGTTGTTGAGGAAATATGCACGTGCTTTAGGTTATAATGAAGAAGATGCCAATTATCTCGTGACACGATCCATTGAAATCTTCTCTGGGTCACTTAATCTAGAGGATTATAGGTATTTGTTGAATAAGAATAGGTAAGCTATCCTTCTTTAATTTTTTCCGCTTTCGCGATCCCGATAATTATCGGGACGAGATTTCTCAAAGACTTAGAATAGGTTTAAGTTAATTGGGATTTCAAGAATCTTCGGAATACGCTGCCCTACTTGATTGTTAGTAATAAAGGTTGTAAGAAATAGTCAAAAGACTATATTTGCCGCGTGAGATTTAAGCTTTTCATAACACTCTCAGTATTCTTATTACTCGGTTTCTTGGGTGCTCAGTTGTCAGAGCAGGCGCGGGAGCAGGAGTTGGTATTTGAGCAAGTCTCCATAGCTCAAGAAAGCAGCATAGAGCTTAGTTCCCTTTTTGAAAAAGCCCTTGAAAATTTAGGAGTGGATGTTCAAAGTATCGAGATCCATGATTCTGGGTTTAAAATCTCCTACGATACACATCTACAGGTAGAAGATGTTGAACTTGCACTAGCATCTTTACTTAAAAATGAGCAGGAAGATAAACCTTTTACCAATCTAGAGATTTCTTTTGCTGGTGAAAAGGGAAATGCAGCTTCTGGTGCAAAAGCCCTGGTTAATAAAGATTTTTATAACGACCAGTTCAGAAACGGGCAGTTAAAATTCTACTCTTCAGAACAGTGCCCTTCAAAGTTCACAATTGATGATTTAGACAACCCGGATCCAGTTTCATTCTATAAACTGGCCGTAACCTATTCAGGTTTATGTCCTCAAATTCCAGATTCTCGTGCTGGACCGCAATCTGTATAATTATCTAAGCTGTTTCAAGCGTGTTTTCAGTTTCTAAAACATGCGTAATTCTGTCTATATAAGACATTCATTAATTTATTTAAATTTTAATCATGCAAAACAAGGGATTGATACGCTTCTTTGCGATCATTTTTGCAGTAGTGAGTATCTACCAGCTCAGCTACAC
This genomic interval from Nonlabens spongiae contains the following:
- a CDS encoding NAD-dependent epimerase/dehydratase family protein — translated: MTILVIGACGQIGTELTMKLREIHGNDRIIAADIREGSEELMASGPFEILDAMNSSQVEDVCLHYEVEEVYLMAAMLSATGEKFPEKAWDLNMGSLFIILNLAKEKKINKIFWPSSIAVFGPTTPQVDTPQHTIMEPSTVYGISKQTGERWCEYYFNKYGVDVRSIRYPGLISWKTQPGGGTTDYAIDIFHKALNEKEYECFLEADTALPMMYMEDAIRATLEIMMAPKEHIKIRSSYNLSGMSFTPSQIAADITRHIPEFKIDYRPDFRQEIADSWPGSINDDRARKDWGWKHVYDLETTVETMLENLRSTTGSSIDKPTKF
- a CDS encoding TerB family tellurite resistance protein, encoding MSYSKLFESGASTRNKSHFATLVSLAQSSGEIHPDQEKALIRFKSILDISDSSYEAILKDPSLYPVTPPNDSEERIAWLHDLFKIVFADLHLHEEEQKLLRKYARALGYNEEDANYLVTRSIEIFSGSLNLEDYRYLLNKNR